The following are encoded in a window of Bordetella genomosp. 10 genomic DNA:
- a CDS encoding electron transfer flavoprotein subunit alpha/FixB family protein, translated as MPDTPTFLALIPGCGEDPAAGRALMDLARRLAGRHGGETHAVLAGPAATREAALASAAAAGVDHAWFIPTPPDVSQTQQYADVYAAALRPGEPAALPPRALMLVAAHPENEAFAGALAARLDAAPLGRCTDLEFDAHGTLHARRGAYGNRLRVTLACEGAAIAAVRPVRPPAGQAAAPTSARQTITHILDNLPAPRPAQPLTRLPRDEAHAGLDGARVVVAGGRGLDGDTAFPLLYGIADRLGGAVGASLPAVDAGWAPVTRQVGISGKYVAPDIYLAIGISGTPQHLAGIDPHTRIVAINKDADANIFNVAEAGAVAEWQSLLPALLDALDNTRGA; from the coding sequence ATGCCCGATACCCCCACGTTCCTGGCGCTCATCCCCGGCTGCGGCGAAGATCCGGCGGCCGGCCGCGCCCTCATGGACCTGGCCCGGCGGCTCGCCGGCCGCCACGGCGGCGAGACCCATGCCGTGCTGGCCGGGCCGGCCGCCACGCGCGAGGCCGCCCTGGCCAGCGCGGCGGCCGCCGGCGTCGACCACGCGTGGTTCATCCCGACGCCGCCGGACGTCTCGCAAACGCAGCAATACGCCGACGTGTACGCCGCGGCGCTGCGGCCCGGCGAGCCGGCGGCGCTGCCGCCCCGCGCCCTGATGCTGGTGGCCGCCCATCCCGAGAACGAAGCCTTCGCCGGCGCCCTGGCCGCGCGCCTGGACGCCGCGCCGCTGGGCCGCTGCACGGACCTCGAATTCGACGCGCACGGCACGCTACATGCCCGGCGCGGCGCCTACGGCAACCGGCTGCGCGTCACCCTGGCCTGCGAGGGCGCCGCGATCGCCGCCGTTCGTCCGGTTCGTCCGCCGGCCGGCCAGGCCGCCGCGCCCACGTCCGCCCGGCAGACGATCACCCATATACTCGACAATCTGCCCGCGCCCCGGCCGGCGCAGCCGCTCACGCGCCTGCCGCGCGACGAAGCCCACGCCGGCCTGGACGGCGCCCGCGTCGTGGTGGCCGGCGGCCGCGGCCTGGACGGCGACACGGCCTTCCCGCTCCTGTACGGCATCGCGGATAGGCTGGGAGGCGCGGTCGGCGCCAGCCTGCCCGCCGTCGACGCGGGCTGGGCGCCCGTCACGCGCCAGGTGGGTATTTCCGGAAAATACGTGGCCCCCGACATCTATCTCGCCATCGGCATCTCCGGCACGCCCCAGCACCTGGCCGGCATAGATCCGCACACGCGCATCGTCGCCATCAACAAGGACGCCGACGCCAACATCTTCAATGTCGCCGAGGCCGGCGCCGTGGCCGAATGGCAGTCCCTGCTGCCGGCCCTGCTCGACGCATTGGACAACACCCGCGGCGCTTGA
- a CDS encoding FAD-dependent oxidoreductase, giving the protein MSNSDLNTTLVVVGAGMAGFAAALQAAQDGHDVVLLEKLSETGGSSAMSGGCLAFAGTDLQRANGVEDSDALLFKDLREVGQFENDESLVRAYVDNQLDTYEWMKAAGVRFGPHIETSSGQSVPRVQNVDPADAVRALAASAKGTGRVRLLTDTRALRLVRDPQDGRIAGVTAQREGETFKVLGSRGVVLASGGFVQNAGLIHRYAPQYNEETAVFIGGAGNTGDGLKMAQLMGADCRDMIYIKGTYGKHPTDETNHHSLLAVYKGAIAVNQDGKRYVDESISYKLLGDACIRQPYGATFQIFDQPIFDSGDNQTRILDIERRHEEGLVIQADTLEELATKIEMPASALIDTVQAYNGYVEAGRDPDFGREHLVHQHGRLVKIETAPFYAYPSTAAVYGTYCGLCVDAAMRVRDVYGETLPGLYAAGEVVGGLHGAAYMTGSALGKAAIFGRIAARTALAG; this is encoded by the coding sequence ATGAGCAATTCCGATCTGAACACGACCCTGGTGGTCGTCGGCGCCGGCATGGCCGGCTTCGCGGCCGCGCTGCAGGCCGCGCAAGACGGGCATGACGTCGTCCTGCTGGAAAAACTGTCCGAGACGGGCGGTTCCTCGGCCATGTCCGGCGGCTGCCTGGCCTTCGCCGGCACCGACCTGCAACGCGCCAACGGTGTGGAGGACTCCGACGCGCTGCTGTTCAAGGACCTGCGCGAGGTCGGCCAATTCGAGAACGACGAAAGCCTGGTGCGGGCCTACGTCGACAACCAGCTCGACACCTATGAATGGATGAAAGCGGCCGGGGTTCGATTCGGTCCGCATATCGAGACCTCGTCGGGCCAGTCCGTGCCGCGCGTCCAGAACGTCGACCCGGCCGACGCCGTGCGCGCGCTGGCGGCCAGCGCCAAGGGCACCGGCCGCGTCCGCCTGCTGACGGACACCCGCGCCTTGCGCCTGGTCCGCGATCCGCAAGACGGCCGCATCGCGGGCGTGACCGCGCAGCGCGAGGGCGAGACGTTCAAGGTGCTGGGCAGCCGCGGCGTGGTGCTGGCCAGCGGCGGCTTCGTGCAGAACGCCGGACTGATCCACCGTTACGCGCCCCAGTACAACGAGGAAACGGCGGTCTTCATCGGCGGCGCGGGCAACACGGGAGACGGGCTGAAGATGGCCCAGTTGATGGGCGCCGACTGCCGCGACATGATCTACATCAAGGGCACCTACGGCAAGCACCCCACCGACGAGACCAACCACCACAGCCTGCTGGCGGTGTACAAGGGCGCCATCGCCGTCAACCAGGACGGCAAGCGCTACGTCGACGAATCCATCTCGTACAAGCTGCTGGGCGACGCCTGCATCCGGCAGCCCTATGGCGCCACCTTCCAGATCTTCGACCAGCCCATTTTCGACAGCGGCGACAACCAGACGCGCATCCTCGACATCGAGCGGCGCCACGAGGAAGGCCTGGTCATCCAGGCCGACACCCTGGAAGAACTCGCGACGAAGATCGAAATGCCCGCCAGTGCGCTGATCGACACCGTCCAGGCCTACAACGGCTATGTGGAGGCCGGCCGGGATCCCGACTTCGGCCGCGAACACCTGGTGCACCAGCACGGCAGGCTGGTGAAGATCGAGACCGCCCCCTTCTACGCCTATCCCTCCACCGCCGCCGTCTACGGCACCTACTGCGGCTTGTGCGTCGATGCCGCCATGCGGGTGCGGGACGTCTACGGCGAAACGCTGCCGGGCCTGTATGCGGCGGGCGAGGTGGTCGGAGGCCTGCACGGCGCCGCCTACATGACCGGCTCCGCCCTGGGCAAGGCCGCCATCTTCGGCCGCATCGCCGCGCGCACCGCGCTGGCGGGCTGA
- a CDS encoding putative nucleotide-diphospho-sugar transferase has protein sequence MLHRLRRKWSAWTPEHQRVVVDFPDPAELRRRAATAAVPMGMIAAFFTRDSVYEAEKNRFLRSAELLGLPADVVPIESTGSWVRNAAMKPRVLAALRGKHRGPLLYVDVDAVFHRNPWPELLSLDCDIAAYYEPEGHLLSGTLLINDTAAAAALLEAWARACAADPEAWDQVVLERLIAEDAARAQPRYRLCRLPVAFCWIFDKTNNESCDAVHIEHLQASREVRQRKRVFGRPGKAVRRRRERAVAIEQVLFGPEPERGAAARQ, from the coding sequence ATGTTGCATCGCTTGCGGCGTAAATGGTCCGCATGGACGCCGGAACACCAGCGCGTCGTCGTCGACTTCCCCGATCCGGCCGAACTCCGGCGGCGCGCCGCGACGGCGGCCGTGCCCATGGGGATGATCGCCGCGTTCTTCACCCGGGACAGCGTCTACGAAGCGGAAAAGAACCGCTTCCTGCGTTCCGCCGAGCTCCTTGGCCTGCCGGCCGACGTCGTGCCCATCGAATCCACCGGCTCATGGGTGCGCAACGCCGCCATGAAACCCCGCGTCCTGGCCGCCCTGCGCGGCAAGCATCGCGGCCCGCTGCTCTACGTCGACGTCGACGCGGTCTTTCATCGCAACCCCTGGCCGGAATTGCTGTCCCTGGACTGCGACATCGCCGCGTACTACGAACCGGAAGGCCATCTGCTCAGCGGCACCCTGTTGATCAACGACACGGCCGCCGCCGCGGCGCTGCTGGAGGCCTGGGCGCGGGCCTGCGCGGCCGATCCGGAGGCCTGGGACCAGGTCGTGCTGGAACGCCTCATCGCGGAAGACGCGGCGCGCGCCCAACCGCGCTACAGGCTTTGCCGCCTGCCGGTCGCCTTCTGCTGGATCTTCGACAAGACCAACAACGAATCCTGCGACGCCGTCCACATCGAGCACCTGCAGGCCAGCCGCGAGGTCAGGCAACGCAAGCGCGTGTTCGGCCGCCCGGGCAAGGCCGTGCGCCGCCGCCGCGAACGCGCGGTGGCCATAGAGCAAGTGCTGTTCGGCCCGGAGCCAGAGCGCGGCGCGGCCGCACGGCAGTGA
- a CDS encoding Bug family tripartite tricarboxylate transporter substrate binding protein, with protein MRTRQSTRRGALRKLAAGLGLLLPLAIAAPAMAADNYPSKPIRLVVGYPPGGSNDIAARIIAPELGQALGASVVVENRAGANGVIGADHVAKSEADGYTLLLSSISPIVLAPQTMKTPPFYAPKAFKAVNMMALTPEAIAVGPKLSGVKSLKDLLDRAKTQQITLSSSGTGGLPHLTIELLRKVQPNIVHVPYKGAGPAVTDTLGAHVDGIVMDLPPLYSLIKEKRLTPLAVTSEKRVDFLSDVPTAQEVLPGFNVENWVGIFAPAGTPDAVVAKLDAALRKAVAESKVKTLLADAAMAPAVLDSPQAFQKRLADDYVRWGKVIKDAGVELSN; from the coding sequence ATGCGCACTCGACAATCCACGCGGCGCGGCGCGCTGCGCAAGCTGGCGGCGGGCCTGGGCCTGCTGCTGCCGCTGGCGATCGCGGCCCCGGCCATGGCCGCGGACAACTATCCCAGCAAGCCCATCCGCCTGGTCGTGGGCTATCCCCCCGGCGGCTCCAACGACATCGCCGCGCGCATCATCGCGCCGGAACTGGGACAGGCCCTGGGCGCCTCCGTCGTGGTGGAAAACCGCGCGGGCGCGAACGGCGTCATCGGCGCGGACCACGTCGCCAAGTCCGAGGCGGACGGCTATACGCTGCTGCTTTCCAGCATCAGCCCCATCGTGCTGGCGCCGCAGACCATGAAAACGCCGCCCTTCTACGCGCCCAAGGCATTCAAGGCCGTCAACATGATGGCGCTTACCCCGGAAGCCATCGCCGTCGGCCCCAAGCTGAGCGGCGTCAAGAGCCTGAAGGACCTGCTCGACAGGGCCAAGACGCAGCAGATCACCCTGTCCTCTTCCGGCACGGGCGGCCTGCCGCACCTGACCATCGAACTGCTGCGGAAGGTCCAGCCCAACATCGTCCACGTGCCCTACAAGGGCGCCGGGCCGGCCGTCACCGACACGCTGGGCGCCCACGTCGACGGCATAGTCATGGACCTGCCGCCCCTCTATAGCCTGATCAAGGAAAAACGCCTGACGCCGCTGGCGGTCACCAGCGAAAAGCGCGTGGACTTCCTGTCCGACGTCCCCACCGCGCAGGAAGTCCTGCCAGGCTTCAACGTGGAGAACTGGGTGGGCATCTTCGCGCCCGCCGGCACGCCCGACGCCGTCGTCGCGAAGCTGGACGCGGCCTTGCGCAAGGCCGTAGCCGAATCCAAGGTGAAGACCTTGCTGGCCGACGCCGCCATGGCGCCCGCGGTGCTGGACTCGCCGCAGGCCTTCCAGAAGCGGCTTGCCGACGACTATGTGCGCTGGGGCAAGGTCATCAAGGACGCCGGCGTCGAACTGAGCAATTGA
- a CDS encoding ABC transporter substrate-binding protein has product MTAGTSKAARAALLAVSFAWAAGAAQAQDRILRIGLASEPTSMDPHYHQATPNDALSAHVFETLVASDAKMNLAPGLATAWKPVDDTTWEFTLRQGVRFSNGQPFTPEDVMFTFCRVLNNPQAIASSYENVAKKIEAMSVKDGSTLVVKTKAPYPLLANELTRIWILWSGIVQHDRIRFDPAHNCGVTGPWPKMEDFNSGKNAIGTGPYTFKSFVRGTAVTLSRNEGYWGTKPAWTEVRMTPVPGAGPRLTGLLAGDFDLIENPAARDLKRLDGDGKHKYVVTPSARVLFLQMDVARSPSPQVHAPDGKNPLQDVRVRKAISMAIDRKTIAQRIMDGAATPANQFLPDGMFGALPHAPELKYDPAGAKKLLAEAGYPNGFSMTLSATNDRYINDAAVAQAVAQYLTRVGIKTDVNAMTRALFFPQRAKREFSFAMGGWGSDTGEASSFLTYWVTSLDKQAGAGTSNYGGFSDPEFDKVFRQAITTVDPGQREKLLQQAVRRALDLLPSIPLHFESSAWAFRSDIAYEGRADQLTLAASARPVH; this is encoded by the coding sequence ATGACGGCAGGCACATCGAAGGCCGCCCGCGCGGCGCTTCTCGCGGTCTCGTTCGCATGGGCGGCGGGCGCCGCGCAGGCGCAAGACCGGATCTTGCGGATAGGGCTGGCGTCGGAGCCGACGTCCATGGACCCGCACTATCACCAGGCCACGCCCAACGATGCGCTGTCCGCGCATGTGTTCGAGACGCTGGTGGCCTCGGATGCGAAGATGAACCTGGCGCCGGGCCTGGCGACCGCATGGAAGCCCGTGGACGACACCACCTGGGAATTCACCTTGCGGCAAGGGGTCAGGTTCTCCAATGGCCAGCCATTCACGCCGGAGGACGTGATGTTCACGTTCTGCCGCGTCCTGAACAATCCGCAGGCCATCGCGAGCTCTTACGAGAATGTCGCGAAGAAGATAGAGGCCATGTCCGTGAAGGACGGTTCGACGCTGGTGGTGAAGACCAAGGCGCCGTACCCGTTGCTGGCGAACGAGCTGACGCGGATCTGGATCCTGTGGAGCGGCATCGTGCAGCACGATCGGATCCGTTTCGATCCCGCGCACAATTGCGGCGTGACGGGGCCGTGGCCGAAGATGGAGGACTTCAACTCGGGCAAGAACGCCATCGGCACGGGGCCGTACACCTTCAAGTCCTTCGTGCGGGGAACGGCGGTCACGCTGTCGCGCAACGAGGGCTACTGGGGAACGAAACCGGCCTGGACGGAAGTGAGGATGACGCCGGTGCCCGGCGCCGGCCCGCGGCTGACGGGCTTGCTGGCGGGGGACTTCGACCTGATCGAGAACCCGGCCGCGCGGGACCTGAAACGCCTGGACGGCGACGGCAAGCACAAGTACGTCGTCACGCCGTCGGCGCGCGTGCTGTTCCTGCAGATGGACGTGGCGCGGTCGCCCAGCCCGCAGGTGCATGCGCCCGACGGCAAGAACCCCTTGCAGGACGTGCGCGTGCGCAAGGCGATTTCGATGGCGATCGATCGCAAGACCATCGCGCAGCGGATCATGGACGGCGCGGCGACGCCGGCCAACCAGTTCCTGCCGGACGGGATGTTCGGGGCCTTGCCGCATGCGCCTGAACTCAAGTACGACCCCGCGGGCGCGAAGAAGCTCCTGGCCGAGGCGGGCTATCCGAACGGCTTCTCGATGACGCTTTCCGCGACGAACGATCGCTATATCAACGATGCCGCCGTGGCGCAGGCGGTGGCGCAGTACCTGACGCGGGTCGGCATCAAGACGGACGTGAACGCGATGACGCGGGCCTTGTTTTTCCCACAGCGCGCCAAGCGCGAATTCAGTTTCGCGATGGGCGGCTGGGGATCGGACACGGGCGAGGCCTCGTCGTTCCTGACGTATTGGGTGACGTCGCTGGACAAGCAGGCCGGCGCGGGAACCAGCAACTACGGCGGATTCTCGGATCCGGAATTCGACAAGGTGTTCCGCCAGGCGATCACGACGGTGGACCCGGGGCAGCGCGAGAAGCTTTTGCAGCAGGCGGTGCGGCGGGCGCTGGACCTGCTGCCCAGCATTCCCCTGCATTTCGAAAGCAGCGCCTGGGCTTTTCGTAGCGACATCGCGTACGAGGGGCGGGCCGACCAGTTGACCCTGGCGGCCTCGGCAAGACCGGTGCATTGA
- the tcuA gene encoding FAD-dependent tricarballylate dehydrogenase TcuA, whose amino-acid sequence METYDVAVIGGGNAALCAALSAHESGARVVVVERAPKDKRGGSSAFTGGAFRIAYKGSDDLKTLMPDLSEDELANSDFGSYTEDQFYEEAVAMSGYRADADVLDTVVSRSFPTMMWMRGHGVRFVPIYGRQSFKVDGKHKFWGGLTVEVSGGGLGLMQSLYARAEKLGLDLRYGARAHGLERAGDAWTLSIEQDGETRALRARAVVLATGGFHANVRWRAQYLGPNWDLAKVRGSRYNTGDGIDMAVSAGAVAHGNWTGCHAVFYDLNAPAFGDIDLLNQQKNYFNLGIVVNADGRRFVDEGLDFRNYTYSGMGARVLAQPGAVAWQVFDAKTVGLLPDEYRVRHATRLQADTLEELAARMEGINQRGFLQTVREFNASIDRDVPFNPAVKDGRGTRGLAVPKSNWAHPLDTGPFVAYAVTCGITCTYAGVKVNPNGQVLDGDDRPLPGLYAAGEMVGGLYYVKYAGGIGLTAGAVLGRISGAHAASHIEPIHKP is encoded by the coding sequence ATGGAAACCTACGATGTCGCGGTCATCGGGGGCGGCAACGCGGCCCTGTGCGCCGCCCTGTCGGCGCATGAGTCGGGCGCCCGGGTCGTCGTCGTCGAACGCGCGCCCAAGGACAAGCGCGGCGGCAGCTCCGCCTTCACCGGCGGCGCCTTCCGCATCGCCTACAAGGGCAGCGACGACCTGAAGACGCTGATGCCCGACCTGAGCGAGGACGAGCTCGCCAACAGCGATTTCGGCAGCTATACGGAAGACCAGTTCTACGAGGAGGCGGTGGCCATGAGCGGCTACCGCGCCGACGCCGACGTGCTCGACACCGTGGTCAGCCGGAGCTTTCCCACCATGATGTGGATGCGCGGCCATGGCGTGCGCTTCGTGCCCATCTACGGCCGCCAATCCTTCAAGGTCGACGGCAAGCACAAGTTCTGGGGCGGCCTGACCGTGGAAGTCTCCGGCGGCGGCCTGGGGCTGATGCAGTCGCTGTACGCGCGCGCCGAGAAGCTGGGCCTGGACCTGCGCTACGGCGCCCGCGCCCACGGGCTGGAGCGCGCCGGCGACGCCTGGACCCTGTCCATCGAACAGGACGGCGAGACGCGCGCGCTGCGGGCACGCGCCGTGGTGCTGGCCACCGGCGGCTTCCATGCCAACGTGCGCTGGCGCGCCCAATACCTGGGACCGAACTGGGACCTCGCCAAGGTGCGCGGCTCGCGCTACAACACCGGCGACGGCATCGACATGGCGGTCAGCGCCGGCGCCGTCGCGCACGGCAACTGGACCGGCTGCCACGCCGTGTTCTACGACCTGAACGCGCCGGCGTTCGGCGACATCGACCTGCTCAACCAGCAGAAGAACTATTTCAACCTGGGCATCGTGGTCAATGCCGACGGCCGGCGCTTCGTCGACGAAGGGCTGGATTTCCGCAACTACACCTACTCGGGCATGGGCGCCCGCGTGCTGGCCCAGCCCGGCGCCGTGGCCTGGCAGGTCTTCGACGCCAAGACGGTGGGGCTGCTGCCCGACGAATACCGCGTGCGGCACGCCACCCGCCTGCAGGCCGACACGCTGGAAGAACTCGCCGCGCGAATGGAAGGCATCAACCAGCGCGGCTTCCTGCAGACCGTGCGCGAATTCAACGCCTCCATCGATCGGGACGTGCCCTTCAATCCCGCCGTCAAGGATGGCCGCGGCACGCGCGGCCTGGCCGTGCCCAAGTCGAACTGGGCCCATCCGCTGGACACCGGCCCCTTCGTCGCCTATGCGGTCACCTGCGGCATCACCTGCACCTATGCCGGCGTCAAGGTCAACCCCAACGGCCAGGTGCTCGACGGCGACGACCGGCCGCTGCCGGGCCTGTACGCGGCCGGCGAGATGGTCGGCGGTCTCTACTACGTCAAGTACGCCGGCGGCATAGGCCTGACCGCCGGCGCGGTGCTGGGCCGCATTTCCGGCGCGCATGCCGCGTCGCACATCGAACCTATCCACAAGCCATGA
- a CDS encoding SDR family NAD(P)-dependent oxidoreductase, translating into MMMYSADLFSGQVALVTGGAGGIGRAVCVALAAHGARVVAADRAAFEPPVAGVQACSLDVTRRDDVVRCMDEVVAGLGRLDILVNVAGVVSLGSAEDLAEAEWDRVIDINLKGTFLCCQAAIAHMKRGGGGRIVNLGSVIGKNGGNPRPWLDPREQARASNVAYGASKAGVHIMTAFLAKELASSNITVNAVAPGPVASAMTTQFPPVLRDLIPMGRMGSADEVAAAVLFLAAPGSGFVTGEILDVNGGLWCD; encoded by the coding sequence ATGATGATGTACAGCGCTGATCTTTTCTCCGGCCAGGTCGCCCTGGTGACGGGGGGCGCGGGCGGCATCGGGCGGGCCGTCTGTGTCGCCCTGGCCGCCCATGGCGCGCGGGTCGTCGCCGCCGACCGCGCGGCTTTCGAGCCGCCCGTGGCCGGCGTGCAGGCCTGCTCCCTGGACGTCACGCGCCGCGACGACGTCGTGCGCTGCATGGACGAGGTCGTGGCCGGCCTGGGCCGCCTGGACATCCTGGTGAACGTGGCCGGCGTCGTTTCGCTGGGCAGCGCCGAGGACCTGGCCGAGGCCGAATGGGACCGTGTGATCGACATCAACCTCAAGGGCACGTTTCTCTGCTGCCAGGCCGCCATCGCGCATATGAAGCGCGGCGGCGGGGGCCGCATCGTCAACCTGGGATCGGTCATCGGCAAGAACGGCGGCAACCCGCGCCCCTGGCTGGATCCGCGCGAACAGGCGCGCGCCAGCAATGTCGCCTATGGCGCGTCCAAGGCCGGCGTGCATATCATGACGGCTTTCCTGGCCAAGGAGCTGGCCTCGTCCAACATCACGGTCAACGCCGTGGCGCCCGGGCCGGTGGCCTCGGCCATGACCACCCAATTTCCGCCGGTCCTGCGCGACCTGATTCCCATGGGCCGCATGGGCTCGGCCGACGAAGTCGCGGCGGCGGTGCTGTTCCTGGCCGCGCCGGGGTCCGGTTTCGTCACCGGCGAGATACTGGACGTCAACGGCGGCCTCTGGTGCGATTGA
- a CDS encoding cysteine hydrolase family protein translates to MQQPLALFLVLDMQNDLVHADGPNGKSPLGEQARERQVVARTAKAIARARVAGIAVGFVRVGFSEGYPECPQGSQVFSAAPQHGLFKLGAWGTEIHPELEQKAGDIQVVKHRVSPFYSTTLEAQLRAKNIQRIYFSGVSTQAVVQATARDGHDRDYEMILLEDLCAAHSAQEHANSVGSIARFCKAENSETVMFANP, encoded by the coding sequence ATGCAACAACCTCTAGCCCTTTTCCTGGTCCTGGACATGCAGAACGACCTGGTGCATGCCGACGGCCCCAACGGCAAGAGTCCGCTGGGCGAGCAGGCGCGCGAGCGCCAGGTCGTCGCCAGGACGGCCAAGGCCATCGCCCGCGCGCGCGTCGCCGGCATCGCCGTGGGCTTCGTCCGCGTCGGCTTCTCGGAAGGCTATCCGGAATGCCCGCAAGGTTCGCAGGTGTTCTCGGCCGCGCCGCAGCACGGGCTGTTCAAGCTCGGCGCCTGGGGCACCGAGATCCATCCCGAGCTCGAACAGAAGGCGGGCGACATCCAGGTCGTCAAGCACCGCGTCAGCCCGTTCTACTCGACGACGCTGGAGGCCCAGTTGCGCGCCAAGAACATTCAGCGCATCTACTTCTCCGGCGTTTCCACCCAGGCGGTGGTGCAGGCCACGGCGCGCGACGGCCACGACCGCGACTACGAGATGATCCTGCTGGAAGACCTGTGCGCCGCGCACAGCGCCCAGGAGCACGCAAATTCGGTCGGCAGCATCGCCCGCTTCTGCAAGGCCGAGAACAGCGAAACCGTGATGTTCGCCAACCCCTGA